The Bacteroidales bacterium genome includes a window with the following:
- a CDS encoding sulfite exporter TauE/SafE family protein: MKDFMEMVVEYLNNQSSILTTLGLALMFVLMPGQLALNSTAFTLISFRLNLPRQVWYRCLWYIAGKFIGYSLLWFLFFYYKSIIDNFRGLIKFFQYWFFMSAPYMILLGFILMGFHWLSRKKLHCESLLNSRQKWFPFFLMGLFFSFIFCSLSFFVFFYLFLPQLSDRSLIALLILLFTLIASLPIIILSLIFNFIALDYSRKILMKYHLSVGIFFIFVGSLYTWMIFFT, from the coding sequence ATGAAAGATTTCATGGAAATGGTAGTTGAATACTTAAACAATCAATCTTCAATTTTAACTACCTTAGGTCTTGCATTAATGTTTGTCCTTATGCCTGGACAGCTAGCTCTTAATTCCACTGCCTTTACTTTAATATCGTTTCGTCTTAATCTACCAAGGCAAGTATGGTATAGGTGTTTATGGTATATCGCTGGAAAATTTATAGGTTATTCTCTTTTATGGTTTTTATTTTTTTATTACAAAAGTATTATTGATAATTTTCGAGGCTTAATCAAATTCTTTCAGTATTGGTTCTTTATGTCAGCCCCATACATGATTTTACTTGGTTTTATTCTCATGGGATTTCATTGGTTATCTAGAAAAAAACTACACTGTGAAAGCTTGCTGAATTCAAGACAAAAATGGTTTCCGTTTTTTTTGATGGGTTTGTTTTTCTCTTTCATTTTTTGCTCTCTAAGTTTTTTTGTCTTTTTTTATTTGTTTCTGCCTCAGCTATCTGATAGATCTTTGATTGCCCTATTGATTTTATTATTCACTTTAATTGCTTCCTTACCTATCATTATCTTATCATTGATTTTTAATTTTATTGCTTTGGATTATTCTAGAAAAATCCTAATGAAATATCACTTGTCTGTAGGAATTTTTTTCATTTTTGTAGGAAGTTTATATACATGGATGATATTCTTTACTTAA